One stretch of Carassius carassius chromosome 18, fCarCar2.1, whole genome shotgun sequence DNA includes these proteins:
- the LOC132092030 gene encoding zona pellucida sperm-binding protein 4-like — protein sequence MAGSWCLVQVLALCAFCHALPKKGKWSKLPQNPQVLMLQQTDQRLQQPVQQTNQQLPQKIQFQKPVAKAEPLDRCAVADSEQIQCGQPGISSAECEAINCCFSGQQCYYGKAVTVQCIRDGQFVVVVARDVTLPRLSLDSVSLLGGYDPACSPVGSTPSFAVYQFPVTACGTRVMEDSGYVVYENRMTSSYEVGTGPLGSITRDSHFELLFQCRYSGTSVEALVVEVNTVPPPPPVAAPGPLRVELRLANGQCVTKGCAEGDEAYTSYYSDADYPVTKVLREPVYVEVHIMERTDPNIVLMLGHCWATSTPNPLSLPQWDLLVDGCPYQDDRYLTTLVPVTGSSGLQFPTHYKRFIVKMFTFVDPTSLAPLQETIFIHCSTAVCHPSSGSCEQSCGRTRRDTHVKTISSEQTVVSSGEVTLM from the exons atggctggaagttggtgtttggtTCAGGTATTAGCACTGTGTGCTTTCTGTCATGCTCTTCCAAAGAAGGGTAAGTGGAGTAAACTGCCCCAGAATCCTCAAGTTCTGATGCTCCAGCAAACTGACCAGCGGCTTCAGCAGCCAGTTCAACAGACTAATCAGCAGCTTCCTCAGAAGATTcagtttcagaagccagtagCGAAGGCTGAGCCTTTGGACAgatgtgctgtagctgattctgagcagatccaatgtggGCAACCTGGTATCAGTAGTGCTGAAtgtgaagctatcaactgctgctttagTGGACAGCAGTGTTACTATGGGAAGGCAG TGACTGTCCAGTGTATaagagatggtcagtttgtggtagtggtgGCTAGAGATGTTACActgcctcgactgagtctggattcAGTCAGTTTACTGGGAGGATATGACCCAGCTTGCAGTCCTGTGGGGTCCACACCTTCCTTTGCTgtataccagttccctgtgactGCATGTGGCACAAGAGTGATG GAGGACAGTGGTTATGTGGTGTATGAGAACCGAATGACCTCCTCGTATGAAGTGGGGACTGGACCACTTGGTTCTATCACAAGGGACAGCCACTTTGA GCTTCTCTTCCAGTGTAGGTACTCTGGCACTTCtgtggaagctctggttgtggaggtgaacactgttcctccacctccaccagtagctgcCCCTGGACCCCTCAGGGTGGAGCTTAGACTGGCCAATGGCCAGTGTGTCACCAAAGGGTGTGCAGAAG gggatgaggcctacacgtcctactacagtgacgctgattatcccGTCACAAAAGTCCTGCGGgagcctgtgtatgttgaggtgcacattatggagaggacggaccccaacattgtcctgatgcTGGGACACTGCTGGGCAACTTCCACCCCCAATCCACTCAGTCTaccccagtgggaccttctggTTGATGG ATGCCCTTATCAGGATGACCGTTACCTGACCACATtggttccagtgactggatcttctggtcttcagttcccaacccactacaagcgctttATCGTGAAGATGTTCACGTTTGTGGATCCCACATCACTGGCTCCTCTGCAGGAAACT atcttcatccactgTAGTACAGCGGTGTGCCATCCGTCTTCTGGCTCCTGTGAGCAAAGCTGCGGCAGGACGA GAAGGGACACTCATGTCAAGACCATCTCTAGTgagcagactgtggtttctagtggagaagttactctCATGTAA
- the LOC132092034 gene encoding zona pellucida sperm-binding protein 4-like, translating to MAVSWCLVQVLALCALCHALPKKGKWSKLPQNPQVLMLQQTDQRLQQPVQQTNQQLPQKIQFQKPVAKAEPLDRCAVADSEQIQCGQPGISSAECEAINCCFSGQQCYYGKAVTVQCIRDGQFVVVVARDVTLPRLSLDSVSLLGGYDPACSPVGSTPSFAVYQFPVTACGTRVMEDSGYVVYENRMTSSYEVGTGPLGSITRDSHFELLFQCRYSGTSVEALVVEVNTVPPPPPVAAPGPLRVELRLANGQCVTKGCAEGDEAYTSYYSDADYPVTKVLREPVYVEVHIMERTDPNIVLMLGHCWATSTPNPLSLPQWDLLVDGCPYQDDRYLTTLVPVTGSSGLQFPTHYKRFIVKMFTFVDPTSLAPLQETIFIHCSTAVCHPSSGSCEQSCGRTRRDTHVKTISSEQTVVSSGEVILIM from the exons ATGGCTGTAAGTTGGTGTTTGGTTCAGGTATTAGCACTGTGTGCTCTCTGTCATGCTCTTCCAAAGAAGGGTAAGTGGAGTAAACTGCCCCAGAATCCTCAAGTTCTGATGCTCCAGCAAACTGACCAGCGGCTTCAGCAGCCAGTTCAACAGACTAATCAGCAGCTTCCTCAGAAGATTcagtttcagaagccagtagCGAAGGCTGAGCCTTTGGACAgatgtgctgtagctgattctgagcagatccaatgtggGCAACCTGGTATCAGTAGTGCTGAAtgtgaagctatcaactgctgctttagTGGACAGCAGTGTTACTATGGGAAGGCAG TGACTGTCCAGTGTATaagagatggtcagtttgtggtagtggtgGCTAGAGATGTTACActgcctcgactgagtctggattcAGTCAGTTTACTGGGAGGATATGACCCAGCTTGCAGTCCTGTGGGGTCCACACCTTCCTTTGCTgtataccagttccctgtgactGCATGTGGCACAAGAGTGATG GAGGACAGTGGTTATGTGGTGTATGAGAACCGAATGACCTCCTCGTATGAAGTGGGGACTGGACCACTTGGTTCAATCACAAGGGACAGCCACTTTGA GCTTCTCTTCCAGTGTAGGTACTCTGGCACTTCtgtggaagctctggttgtggaggtgaacactgttcctccacctccaccagtagctgcCCCTGGACCCCTCAGGGTGGAGCTTAGACTGGCCAATGGCCAGTGTGTCACCAAAGGGTGTGCAGAAG gggatgaggcctacacgtcctactacagtgacgctgattatccTGTCACAAAAGTCCTGCGGgagcctgtgtatgttgaggtgcacattatggagaggacggaccccaacattgtcctgatgcTGGGACACTGCTGGGCAACTTCCACCCCCAATCCACTCAGTCTaccccagtgggaccttctggTTGATGG ATGCCCTTATCAGGATGACCGTTACCTGACCACATtggttccagtgactggatcttctggtcttcagttcccaacccactacaagcgctttATTGTGAAGATGTTCACGTTTGTGGATCCCACATCACTGGCTCCTCTGCAGGAAACT atcttcatccactgTAGTACAGCGGTGTGCCATCCGTCTTCTGGCTCCTGTGAGCAAAGCTGCGGCAGGACGA GAAGGGACACTCATGTCAAGACCATCTCTAGTgagcagactgtggtttctagtggagaagttaTTCTGATCATGTGA
- the actr10 gene encoding actin-related protein 10, which translates to MPLFEGLGSGGEKTAVVIDLGAAYTKCGFAGETGPRFIIPSEIKRSGSPEAVRVVQYNINTEELYSILKEFVHLLYFRHLLVNPRDRRVVVVESILCPSHFRETLSRVFFKHYEVPSVLFAPSHLMSVMTLGIQSALVMDCGYTETLVLPIYEGIPILSAWEALPMGGKAIHRELHSLLSEQCTLDTDSGTGLSLPTVISSIAEDVVEDIKVRTCFVSDLQRGMKIQEARFNLDGSAERPAPPPDVEYPLDGQKILHVKGSIRDSVAEMLFEQDNEEKSIATLLLDTLVKCPIDTRKVLSENLVIIGGTSMLPGFLHRLLSEIRSLVEKPKYRDALATKSFRIHSPPAKPNCTAWLGGAIFGALQDILGSRSVSRDYYNQMGRIPDWCCLSTPLPDSVYEAGKNQPPLMKRAFSTEK; encoded by the exons ATGCCGTTGTTCGAAGGCCTGGGCAGCGGAGGCGAGAAGACAGCCGTGGTGATTGATTTAGGAGCGGCCTACACAAA ATGTGGTTTTGCCGGTGAGACGGGGCCGAGATTCATCATTCCCAGTGAGATCAAACGCTCCGGATCTCCGGAG GCGGTTCGAGTCGTCCAGTACAACATCAACACTGAGGAGCTCTACAGCATCCTGAAGGAGTTCGTTCACCTGCTGTACTTCCG GCATCTGCTGGTGAATCCTCGGGACCGGCGCGTGGTGGTCGTTGAGTCCATCCTCTGTCCTTCACACTTCAGAGAGACGCTCTCCAGAGTCTTCTTTAAGCACTACGAG GTGCCGTCGGTCCTGTTTGCTCCGAGTCATCTGATGTCCGTCATGACTCTGGGCATCCAGTCTGCTCTCGTCATGGACTGTGGATATACAGAGACCCTGGTGTTACCA ATCTATGAAGGCATTCCGATCCTGTCTGCGTGGGAAGCTCTACCGATGGGAGGAAAAGCCATTCatag GGAGCTTCACAGTCTGCTGAGTGAGCAGTGCACACTGGACACCGACTCTGGCACCGGACTCAGTCTGCCCACCGTCATCA GCTCCATTGCAGAGGATGTTGTGGAGGATATCAAAG TGCGGACGTGTTTCGTCAGTGACCTGCAGAGGGGCATGAAGATCCAGGAGGCCAGATTTAACCTGGACGGATCTGCTGAG AGACCGGCTCCTCCCCCAGATGTGGAGTATCCATTAGATGGACAGAAGATTCTGCATGTTAAAGGATCCATCAG AGACTCTGTGGCTGAGATGTTGTTCGAGCAGGACAATGAGGAGAAATCCATCGCCACGCTGCTGCTGGACACTCTGGTGAAG TGTCCCATCGACACTCGTAAGGTTCTGTCGGAGAACCTGGTGATAATCGGAGGTACGTCCATGCTGCCCGGGTTCCTGCACCGACTCCTGTCTGAGATCCGCTCGCTGGTGGAGAAACCCAAGTACCGTGATGCTCTGGCTACCAAGAGCTTCCGAATCCACAGCCCACCTGCCAAACCCAACTGCACCGCCTGGTTAGGAG GTGCTATATTTGGAGCATTGCAGGACATTTTAGGGAGTCGCTCGGTGTCCAGAGATTACTACAACCAGATGGGCCGCATCCCAGACTGGTGTTGTCTCAGCACCCCGCTTCCGGATTCAGTCTATGAGGCGGGAAAGAACCAGCCGCCTCTCATGAAGAGGGCCTTCTCCACCGAGAAATGA
- the LOC132092035 gene encoding zona pellucida sperm-binding protein 4-like, producing the protein MAGSWCLVQVLALCALCHALPKKGKWSKLPQNPQVLMLQQTDQRLQQPVQQTNQQLPQKIQFQKPVAKAEPLDRCAVADSEQIQCGQPGISSAECEAINCCFSGQQCYYGKAVTVQCIRDGQFVVVVARDVTLPRLSLDSVSLLGGYDPACSPVGSTPSFAVYQFPVTACGTRVMEDSGYVVYENRMTSSYEVGTGPLGSITRDSHFELLFQCRYSGTSVEALVVEVNTVPPPPPVAAPGPLRVELRLANGQCVTKGCAEGDEAYTSYYSDADYPVTKVLREPVYVEVHIMERTDPNIVLMLGHCWATSTPNPLSLPQWDLLVDGCPYQDDRYLTTLVPVTGSSGLQFPTHYKRFIVKMFTFVDPTSLAPLQETIFIHCSTAVCHPSSGSCEQSCGRTRRDTHVKTISSEQTVVSSGEVILIM; encoded by the exons atggctggaagttggtgtttggtTCAGGTATTAGCACTGTGTGCTCTCTGTCATGCTCTTCCAAAGAAGGGTAAGTGGAGTAAACTGCCCCAGAATCCTCAAGTTCTGATGCTCCAGCAAACTGACCAGCGGCTTCAGCAGCCAGTTCAACAGACTAATCAGCAGCTTCCTCAGAAGATTcagtttcagaagccagtagCGAAGGCTGAGCCTTTGGACAgatgtgctgtagctgattctgagcagatccaatgtggGCAACCTGGTATCAGTAGTGCTGAAtgtgaagctatcaactgctgctttagTGGACAGCAGTGTTACTATGGGAAGGCAG TGACTGTCCAGTGTATaagagatggtcagtttgtggtggTGGTGGCTAGAGATGTTACActgcctcgactgagtctggattcAGTCAGTTTACTGGGAGGATATGACCCAGCTTGCAGTCCTGTGGGGTCCACACCTTCCTTTGCTgtataccagttccctgtgactGCATGTGGCACAAGAGTGATG GAGGACAGTGGTTATGTGGTGTATGAGAACCGAATGACCTCCTCGTATGAAGTGGGGACTGGACCACTTGGTTCTATCACAAGGGACAGCCACTTTGA GCTTCTCTTCCAGTGTAGGTACTCCGGCACTTCtgtggaagctctggttgtggaggtgaacactgttcctccacctccaccagtagctgcCCCTGGACCCCTCAGGGTGGAGCTTAGACTGGCCAATGGCCAGTGTGTCACCAAAGGGTGTGCAGAAG gggatgaggcctacacgtcctactacagtgacgctgattatcccGTCACAAAAGTCCTGCGGgagcctgtgtatgttgaggtgcacattatggagaggacggaccccaacattgtcctgatgcTGGGACACTGCTGGGCAACTTCCACCCCCAATCCACTCAGTCTaccccagtgggaccttctggTTGATGG ATGCCCTTATCAGGATGACCGTTACCTGACCACATtggttccagtgactggatcttctggtcttcagttcccaacccactacaagcgctttATTGTGAAGATGTTCACGTTTGTGGATCCCACATCACTGGCTCCTCTGCAGGAAACT atcttcatccactgTAGTACAGCGGTGTGCCATCCGTCTTCTGGCTCCTGTGAGCAAAGCTGCGGCAGGACGA GAAGGGACACTCATGTCAAGACCATCTCTAGTgagcagactgtggtttctagtggagaagttaTTCTGATCATGTGA
- the LOC132092031 gene encoding zona pellucida sperm-binding protein 4-like, which translates to MAGSWWLVQVLALCALCHALPKKGKWSKLPQNPQVLMLQQTDQRLQQPVQQTNQQFPQKIQFQKPVAKAEPLDRCAVADSEQIQCGQPGISSAECEAINCCFSGQQCYYGKAVTVQCIRDGQFVVVVARDVTLPRLSLDSVSLLGGYDPACSPVGSTPSFAVYQFPVTACGTRVMEDSGYVVYENRMTSSYEVGTGPLGSITRDSHFELLFQCRYSGTSVEALVVEVNTVPPPPPVAAPGPLRVELRLANGQCVTKGCAEGDEAYTSYYSDADYPVTKVLREPVYVEVHIMERTDPNIVLMLGHCWATSTPNPLSLPQWDLLVDGCPYQDDRYLTTLVPVTGSSGLQFPTHYKRFIVKMFTFVDPTSLAPLQETIFIHCSTAVCHPSSGSCEQSCGRTRRDTHVKTISSEQTVVSSGEVILIM; encoded by the exons atggctggaagttggtgGTTGGTTCAGGTATTAGCACTGTGTGCTCTCTGTCATGCTCTTCCAAAGAAGGGTAAGTGGAGTAAACTGCCCCAGAATCCTCAAGTTCTGATGCTCCAGCAAACTGACCAGCGGCTTCAGCAGCCAGTTCAACAGACTAATCAGCAGTTTCCTCAGAAGATTcagtttcagaagccagtagCGAAGGCTGAGCCTTTGGACAgatgtgctgtagctgattctgagcagatccaatgtggGCAACCTGGTATCAGTAGTGCTGAAtgtgaagctatcaactgctgctttagTGGACAGCAGTGTTACTATGGGAAGGCAG TGACTGTCCAGTGTATaagagatggtcagtttgtggtggTGGTGGCTAGAGATGTTACActgcctcgactgagtctggattcAGTCAGTTTACTGGGAGGATATGACCCAGCTTGCAGTCCTGTGGGGTCCACACCTTCCTTTGCTgtataccagttccctgtgactGCATGTGGCACAAGAGTGATG GAGGACAGTGGTTATGTGGTGTATGAGAACCGAATGACCTCCTCGTATGAAGTGGGGACTGGACCACTTGGTTCAATCACAAGGGACAGCCACTTTGA GCTTCTCTTCCAGTGTAGGTACTCCGGCACTTCtgtggaagctctggttgtggaggtgaacactgttcctccacctccaccagtagctgcCCCTGGACCCCTCAGGGTGGAGCTTAGACTGGCCAATGGCCAGTGTGTCACCAAAGGGTGTGCAGAAG gggatgaggcctacacgtcctactacagtgacgctgattatcccGTCACAAAAGTCCTGCGGgagcctgtgtatgttgaggtgcacattatggagaggactgaccccaacattgtcctgatgcTGGGACACTGCTGGGCAACTTCCACCCCCAATCCACTCAGTCTaccccagtgggaccttctggTTGATGG ATGCCCTTATCAGGATGACCGTTACCTGACCACATtggttccagtgactggatcttctggtcttcagttcccaacccactacaagcgctttATTGTGAAGATGTTCACGTTTGTGGATCCCACATCACTGGCTCCTCTGCAGGAAACT atcttcatccactgTAGTACAGCGGTGTGCCATCCGTCTTCTGGCTCCTGTGAGCAAAGCTGCGGCAGGACGA GAAGGGACACTCATGTCAAGACCATCTCTAGTgagcagactgtggtttctagtggagaagttaTTCTGATCATGTGA